The following DNA comes from Magnetococcales bacterium.
CCGGTGAACGCAGTTGGGAGTTCGATGTTTCCATTCAGGGATGGCGCTACCATATGAGCAACTTGATGGCTGCCATCGGTCTTCGGCAATTGCATCGCCGTGAATTCCTGGCCTCCATCCGCCAGGCGCGGGCGGAACGTTATCGACAATTGTTGGCGCCTCATGGCGGAATTGGTCTGCTTGAACAGGATTATGGCGCGATCGTTCCCCACATTTTTCCAATCGTTCTGCCCAGGAACATCGATCGGGATCGCCTGCGCCACAATTTGCAAGCGATGGGTATCCAGACCGGGGTCCATTATCAGCCAAATCACTGGTTGACCATGTTCAAGGACCATCAAGCCGATCCCCTCCCCGTGACGGATGCCATCGCCAAAAGATTACTTTCTCTTCCGTTGCATCCCGATTTGACGGAAGAAGATGTCGATTATGTCTGTGCGTCCCTGATCGATGCCATCAGACGGGCCGGTTGCTTGGACGATAACCCATCGTAGGCGGAGACAAAATGTCAATCCAGAACCGTCCATCCAGTCCTGCCGAGAAGATGCCGGTACGTGGTGTGGAACTCCATCGTCTTTCCGTCATCACCGATGACCGCGGATGCCTGACCGTTGGTGAGTTTGTGCGACAAATACCGTTCATCCCATTGCGTTATTTCATTATTTTCGATGTTCCGGACAGCATGATTCGCGGGGAGCATGCGCATTACCAATGCCACCAGTTCATGGTCTGCGTGCGTGGGCATTGCACTGTCGTCGTGGACGATGGTCGCGTGCGCATGTCGATTCTCTTGGACACACCGGACACGGGTCTTTACCTTCCTCCCATGACATGGGGCGTGCAATATGAATACAGCACCGATGCCGTGCTCATGGTCTTCGCATCACATTATTATGATGCTGCTGATTATATTCGTGACTACGAAGAGTTTGTGCGCCTGGTCACAATCGGGAATGCAGATGATGGTGAAACAGCATGCAAGGAGGTGATATGATTCATCGAACGAGTGATGTTCAGACGGATCATATTGGTCCTGGGACGACCATATGGCAGTTTGTCGTCATCCTGAAGAATGCAACCATCGGGAGTTCGTGCAATATCTGTTCTCACTGTTTTATAGAGGATGATGTGACCATTGGCGACAGAGTGACGATCAAGTGTGGCGTGCAGTTATGGAATGGGATTCATATCGAGGATGATGTCTTTGTCGGCCCCAATGTCACTTTTGCAAACGATCCGATGCCGCGTTCCCGACGTCGTCCGGAAGCGTTTGCGAAAACCCTTGTCAAAAGTGGGGCTTCAATTGGAGCAAATGCGACAATCCTTCCGGGGATCACCATCGGTCGGGAAGCATTGGTCGGGGCCGGGAGTGTGGTTACAAGGGATGTCCCAGACCTGGCTGTCGTTTTTGGTAACCCGGCAAGGATCCAAAGATATCTCAAGGAAGATGCAGGAAACCTGTGAACATTCCATTTCTCGATCTGCGATCGATCAATCTGGTGCATGAGGCGGCACTGAAGGAGGCGTTCCACAGGGTATTATATTCCGGTTGGTATATTCTTGGTCGGGAGGTTGCCTCGTTTGAACAGGAATTTGCTGCCTATTGTCAAACGGACTATGCCATTGGTGTCAGCAATGGTCTTGACGCCTTGCACCTGATCTTGTCCGCCTGGGGCATTGGCGATGGGGACGAGGTTATCGTCCCCTCGAATACCTATATCGCTACCTGGTTGGCTGTGACCCATGCCGGTGCGACACCGGTTCCCGTGGAACCGGACGATGCAACCTGCAATCTTGATCCGGGGCGCATCGAGGCGGCGATTACCGCGCGGACACGCGCCATCATGGTCGTTCATCTTTATGGCCAACCGGCCGATGTCTCGACCATCATGACCATTGCCGATAAACATGGTCTGAAGGTGATTGAGGATGCCGCGCAGGCCCATGGCGCCCTCCAGGGGGGACGCAGGGTCGGTGGTCTGGGGCACGCAGCAGGTTTCAGTTTCTATCCTGGAAAAAATCTCGGTGCGTTGGGAGACGGAGGGGCGGTGACGACAAACGACGGAACGTTGGCCGATCGGATACGCACCCTCCTGAATTACGGTTCGCGTATCAAATACAGGAATGAATTGCTTGGTTTCAACTGTCGCCTCGATGAATTGCAGGCGGCATTTCTGCGTGTCAAATTGCATGGACTTGATAGTGAGAACGAACGTCGGCATGGGATTGCCATGCGCTACCAGCAGGAGTTGCGGGATTGTGGTCTGGTCCTTCCTGTCGTTGGCCATGATTGCCATCCGGTCTGGCATGTGTACATCGTGCGTAGTCGGAGACGAGAGGCATTACAGGCAGCGCTGACGCAGCGGGGGATCGGGACCATGGTTCATTATCCGATTCCACCCCATCTGCAACCAGCCTATGGCACACTTGGTTTCAAACAGGGGGATTTCCCGATCGCCGAACGCATTCATCGGGAGGTATTGAGCTTGCCCATGGGACCGACCATGACCATGAACGATGTCGATGTGGTTGTCTCAAATGTTCGGTCCATCATGGAGACCATGAACAACTCTTCAGGGACATCGATCTCATCATGAGTCTCTGGTTTACCTCAGGAAGGCTTCCATGAATAACGAGCGCAGGGGAATCATTCTGGCAGGGGGATCGGGAACACGGTTGTATCCCGTGACCCACGCGGTTTCCAAACAGTTGATGCCGGTGTATGACAAGCCCATGATCTATTATCCACTGAGCGTCATGATGCTGGCCGGAATCCGTGATCTGTTGGTGATTTCAACGCCCCAGGATACGCCCCGCTTTGCCGGATTGTTGGGTGATGGCAGTCAATGGGGAATGAATCTTCAATATGCCGTGCAACCTTCTCCGGATGGTCTGGCCCAGGCTTTTCTGATCGGTCGTGGGTTTATCGACAGGCGACCAAGTGCCATGATCCTGGGTGATAATATCTTCTACGGTTATGATCTGGTGCGACGGCTGCAACAGGTCAATCGACGCACACACGGGGCGAGTGTCTTTGCCTATCATGTCCAGGACCCGGAACGGTACGGTGTCATCGAATTCGACGCTGAATGGCGGGCCATCAGCCTGGAGGAAAAACCAAAGGCACCCAAAAGCCATTATGTCGTGACGGGTTTGTACTTCTACGACCATCAGGTGTGTGACATTGCCGCCGACATCAGGCCATCTTCGCGTGGAGAACTGGAAATAACGGACGTCAATCGACACTATCTTGAACAGAGGCAATTGCATGTTGAGGTCATGGGCCGCGGTTACGCTTGGTTGGACACCGGTACCCATGACACGCTTCTGGAAGCGGCCAGTTTCATCGCCACGCTGCAAAAACGTCAGGGATTGATGATCGCCTGTCCTGAGGAGATTGCCTACCATCAGGGTTGGATTGATGCCGAACGCATTCGGGAACTGGCGGTGCCGTTGGCAAAGAACGGCTATGGGCAATATCTGCTCCGTCTTTTGGACGGCGGCGGGCGGTGACGGGCGTGTTTCTATCCCGGTTTTCTGCCGATGATCCAGGTATGGGAACTCATTTTGTTTTCGATGAGGAATCGTTGCATGGATCCGGCCAGGGCATCGTCGGCGATGATCTTTTCCACAAAACGTTGTCCATGAAGCAGGTGTGGGTCCCTGCGTGCCGCATTGCGCACGATATCCACGTCCAGAACGCCTGGCGTGGTGATCTCGACATCTACGAGTCCTGCGCGTGAGAACAGGTGCCAGAGACCGGAGACGGAGGGAAAGTTGATGTGATGCGGCGGAAAAATGCTGTTTGATTTTTCCCAAAGTATCTGAATATCGAATCCGTCCACCCCAAGCGTGCTGACGAAGACATGACCGCCGGGAACGACTAGGCGTGCCAACGTCCGCAGAAACACCAGTGGGTCATGGACATGTTCGAGGACTTCAAAACAGACGACCAGGTTGGCGCACCCACACGTCTCCGTGACGTTCTCAACCATGTCCTCGATGACCTCGATCCCCTTGGCGCGACATTCCCGCGCCAGGAATGATGAAGGTTCGATGGCGACCCGATGGGTCTGTGGGTGCAGGAGACGCCATTCGTCCAGCAAAATGCCATAACCGGCGCCAACATCGATGATGCGATCGGCGTGGATCCCCTTCCGTGCGAGGAGTGCCGAAAGATTTTCTGCCCGTGGTTTGAAAATAAGATGACGTCTTGTTTCGGCGACGGCGGGAAAGAACACTTCAGACCAATAGCGGTTGGATGCTGCGTGACGATAGAACGCCTCGAAGGTGTCCCGAGAGGGGCGTGGGACCTGGAACAGGCTGCCACACTTCAGACAGCTGGCGTAGGCAAAACCGTTCTTTTCGAATTCCGGTTGATGGTCGGTATGGCCACAGGCAATGCACGGAATCGTCTGCCGTTGTACACCGGAAAAGCAGGACACGGCATCTGCAGCGCTCAATTCAAGATAACGTTCGAGAAGATGTTCCGGCCTGATATCATGTTCTTTCATGGAGTTTTCCATTGCGGTGGAAATGTATCCCATCGTGCCGTGATCTGGGCCTGTTTCCCGCCATGGCTTCCCGGAGGTGAATGGTTACGGGGAGGTGTAGTGTTTGTCAACCCATGCGCGGTAGGCGCCACTGGTGACGTTGGCAACCCAATCCTGGTTTTCAAGATACCAGACAACCGTCTTGCGCAGTCCTGTTTCGAAGGTTTCCGTCGGTCTCCATCCAAGGTCACGTTCGATCCGGGTTGCATCGATGGCATAGCGTCGGTCATGTCCAGGGCGATCATGCACGAAGGCAATCTGCGTGGCATAAGATTGACCGTCGGCGCGTGGTTTCAGTTCATCGAGGATGGCACATAAAGTATGCACTACGTCAAGATTTCGCCGTTCGTTCCAGCCACCAATGTTGTAGGTCATCCCGATCTGTCCCGTTTCGAGGACACGACGAATGGCACGACAATGATCTCCGACATACAACCAGTCACGAATCTGTTGGCCGTCGCCATAGAGGGGCAGGGGGTTTCCGGTCAAGGCATTGTGAATGCACAGAGGGATCAGTTTTTCCGGAAAATGATAGGGACCATAGTTGTTGGAACAGTGTGTCGTCAGTACCGGTATGGCGTAGGTGTGATGGTAGGCGCGGACCAGATGATCTCCCGCCGCCTTGCTGGCGGAATAGGGATTGTTTGGTTGGTAGCGGTCGGTTTCGGTGAACGGGTGATCGTCGTCGGCAAGCGAACCATAGACCTCGTCCGTGGAGATGTGTACGAAACGAAAACGGGTCGTCTCCGGGGCTTTCAGTGTATTCCAGTAGGTTCGCACCGCTTCGAGCAGACGGAATGTACCGACAACGTTGGTTTGAATGAACCCCTCTGGTCCATGGATCGAACGATCGACATGTGATTCAGCGGCAAAATTGAGTATGGCGCGTGGCTGATATCGGTGCAGAAGATCGGTGACCAATGAAATATCGCCGATATCGCCATGTACGAAGATGTGTTGTTCCAGGTTTTCGACCGCAGCCAGGTTTTGTTTGTTACCGGCATAGGTCAGTTTGTCGAGCGTGACAACTGGTTCGGTGTTTTTGGCCAACCAGTCCAGAACGAAATTGCTGCCGATGAAACCGGCGCCACCCGTGACCAGAATCATGTCAACTCCCCGTACATCATTCTCAGGCCATCACCGACCGGGAAAGATCTTGCAGAAACCGTTCACATTGCCTACGGAAGAGTTCATCACCATCGACCTGGACACGTTCTATTCGTGTCTCCTCTCCATGTGGAAGAATCAATACCAGTTTGGTCGCGGTATTCTTCTTATCTTTCATCAGTGCTCCCATGAATAGGTCCATGGGGATCGGTGTCTTGGAAAACAGGGCATGGTTTTTCAGCAATACGCCATGCATGCGTTCGAACTGCCGTTCCGGCAACCATCCACGAAGTACGGAAATTCGGTTGGCCATGTCCATGCCCATGGCGACGGCGATTCCGTGCGGCACGGAAAAATCGGTTGCTGATTCGATGGCATGCCCGAAACTGTGACCGTAATTGAAAATATTGCGAACACCTCGATCAAATTCATCGACCTCGATGAATCTTTGTTTGATTCTGAGCGCGGCGTGAATGTAGTGCAGAAGGGTTGCGCGGTCGTGCAACAATCGATCGTAATCCCTGGCCAGAGAATCGAATGCCTCCTTGCCCTCAATGGCATGAACCTTGATGATTTCGCCGACTCCGGAAAGGACTTCCTTGGCTTCAAGAGTGTCCAGAAAAGATTGGCAGATGAAAATTTCGTTGGGTGGGTTGAAGGTCCCTAGGATATTTTTTGTCGGGCCAAGATTGATCGAACTTTTCGAGCCGATACATGAGTCGGCCTGGGCGAGCAGCGTTGTGGGGACGAACTTCCAGGGAATACCGCGTAACAGGGTACTGGCGATGAAACAGGTGATATCCTGAAGAATACCGCCGCCAATGGCAACGAGAACATGATCCCGTCTAATCTTGTTGGCGACCAATTGTTCGATGATGGGTATGATGCGTCCAATCGACTTGTTTTCTTCCGTGGCGGTGATGGCGATGACATGCGGATGATCAAGGATGGCTCCGAGTTGTTGTCGATACAGGTGCGCGACACGGGAATCAATGAGGAAATGTGGCGTTCCCGCAAGCAATTGTTCCGGTTCGACCAGGAGATCATTATTGAAAAATACGGTATACGGCCCTTTATGCGATTTGATGACGATCTGCTCAGACACGGGTGAATCCTCCGTCGATTGCAATGTTCTGGCCGGCGACAAAGGTGTTTTCATCACTGGCGAGCCACAGGACCAACCTGGAAATCTCATCGACCTGGCCCAGTCGTTGTGCGGGCACATTGGCGATGCGTTCCCGTATTCCTTCCTTTCCCAACATGCGCTGGGTCAATTCCGTATCGAAGAATCCTGGGGCGATGCAATTGGCCAGGATGCCATCGACCGTATGTTCGGCCGCAAGGGCGACGGTCATCCCATCCAGGGCAAATTTACTGGCGGAATAGGCGGCCCGGTGGGACATGCTGATCTTGCCCCAGATCGATGAAATATTGATGATGCGTCCCCAATGGTTGCGTTTCATGGCCGGAATTGCCGCCTGACAGAGTAACAACGGTGCAAAAACGTTGACCTGATGAATCGACAGGAACGTATCGGCATCAATGGTGACAAAAGGGGAGTTCTTGTTACAACCTGCATTGTTCACGAGAATATCGGGTTCACGGGAACGCAGGAACTCGGCGCAACGAACAATCTGTTCCCGATCACGGAAGTCGGCGGCAAACCATTCCTGGCAACTGTCGTCGTTTGCATCCGGCCCACCCGTCCAGGTACCGATTACCCAGGCTCCATCCGTCCGGAACGCCCGGGCTATCGCCCTGCCAATGCCGCGTGAGGCGCCGGTGATAAATATTTTTTTGTTTTGAAAACGCATCACGATGCGTGGCTCATTCTGAGAGCATCATAATTAATCATATAATTACTTTAAAACATGGGATAGTTGTCTCTTGGGATTTCTCTCTTCTTGTCAGTACTTATTGAGTTCAATCGGAATATCCTTGCTATGAAGGCAATAATTCTTATGAGTGATTTCACAGTTTGAACCCCGCTTTCAGGATATTTGCAGCGATTTCGTAGCCCCTGTCTGTCAAATGCACACGGTCAACGAACAACCATTCCTTACTTTTATATGATGGGTCAAGGTTTGTATTGACAAATGGTACATTAAGTTCATGACATATTCTTGAAACGTCATCGAAATAACGGTCTCTGACATGCGCAATGTACTTTGCAAGTACGGTATAGTCAATGGACATCTTATCAAGAATCTTGAATAGTGCAACCTCTTGATGAGATAGCTCTTTGTCAATCCACGTAGCCATTGGTTGCAATGCGAAATATATTGATGAACCAATTCCGTCAGCGATGACCTTTAACAGTTTAAGATCACGACGGAAACACATGATGATTTCCTTGTAACAACCATCGATATTATTTCTCTGTATGGAAGGCATTTCCGGAAATATGTATTTCTTGATCTCTCTGAACAGACGGATGGTAGCACGACGTATGCCAATTGGTTCACTGGTCCAGTTTGTCATCGCCTGTTCAAACATAGTCTGATAAAAGAATGAATTGTAAATCGGTGATGGCCGGTCAGACAAATAAGAAAGTGTGATATTGTTCACCCCTGTGGAGAGAACGATGTTGTCGATTTGTTCTGGGAAGTGGAGCATGAACAAGATAAGTTCCTGGGTTGAGTTGAACGCACGACCGCCATAATTCAGCCAGACACCGTCCGTGATTCTGTTGAGAACGCTTGGAATTGTATGGCGATCATGGGTCGCACCAACGCCGAAAACGGCACTGGAACCGATGACCACTCCGGAATAGCAGGCTGTTTCTCTGTTCTTGATCGATTCAAGGGAAATGGTTGTGTCATTGCTGCTCAAAGTCGTGCGGAATCCCCATTCGTTGGTTGTGACCGCAGGAAATGTACGATCATGACGGTCAAAACGCATGAGGTAGGGTACCCAGTGGTCACCGACAAGATCGTAGTCAACCATCTGTGGGACAATTTTATTTCTTTTTTCGATAGTCATGGTTGTCGATGAATCCCATTCGATAAAGAGAACTTCCATCAACTGTCATGTTTGTTTCTGTAAAATTTCTATGGTTGTACATATCTGTCCAAACGGATCTGGATTGACCTGATCGGAGCTCATTGGCCATTGGCATCATGCCTCCGTTTGATCTAAGATCGTGCTGAAATAGTTTCCAATGTTCCATGAGTCTTGTAAACGTATACAGGGCAGACTGGCTTTATTGCAACGTCTGGAAAATACGTGCGTTTGACTACGGAAGACAAGCCAAAGTCGCGGCATGATGTCCAACTTTCGTCTGGAATCGCATAAAAGAACAAGAAAAAACATACTTGTTGTTTCCGTTTGTTCCCTGTTTCAGTTGGGCAGGACACAGTCAGAACTACCAAAGTTGGCACGTCAAAGCAACCTACCACGCCAGGTTTGTCCTCATACCGATGTCAAAACAGCTTGAACTGTTCCAGACCGACGTTTCCTGGTTTCACTGGTTCAAGGAAATGATCCGCACGAAAACGTGGGCCAACATGTCGGCCCCGGCCAAGGCCCTTTATCCTGTCATGAAGGCGTTCACCAACTACCAGGACGGACGATCATTTCCGTCCTATGATACCTTGATGATCTATTCCGGGCTGTCGCGGGCTTCCATCATGAAAGCGTTGGCCGAGCTGGAACAACTGGGTTATGTCCGGAAAGAGCAAGGAAAGGGTAGACGTTCTTCCGTCTACTGTCTCGTGGAAAAGTTCAACATCAAATCCGAGGACGGCTGTCAGGTCGCGTCCGCATCCTTCGACTATCTTCCCAGCCGGATCCAGGAGGCGGTGGCGGAACTGCGCAATTTTATCGCCAAAGGGATGGTCTCCGAAAGTCGAACGCTGCAGTATGTGCATATCGACCATCTGACCTTGAACATGCCAGGACGGGATCTGATCAAAAACCAGATCAATGTCGATACCGACAAGCGGCGACTTCTGCGGGGTCTTCATGACCGGTTGGCCGGCAAGGATACCGACGATGCCAGATTCGTCGATGAATTCTTGAAAAACGAAGAAAAAGAGAAATAAGAATCATTCCCACATAGAGAGTCAAGATCATTTATCGGAACTGTGGTCAAAGACGTAAAAACCAAATAAAAACATAATGATATTAGCGCATTAAACGCGATATGGTTCACGGCATAAACTACATCGATTTCTTTGTACTATAAGCAGTGTGAAACTATTTATTGTAGAAACAATAAGTTACGCAACGTTTTCAACAGGACGCATGTTTTTTACGCTTTTTAAAATAGTCATTATATTTCAAAATCTTACAATTGTTATCAACAGGTTAGTAGTTCACGCCGTGAACTACTACTAGCAGTTCACGGCATTTTGGTAGCAGTTCACGACGTGAACTGCTAGATGCCCAAAAGGGGGTGTAGCAGTTCATGCCGTGAACTCTAAGTAGATAAAGATTTGAAGAAGAAAACGACCGGTTCTGTGGATAACTTTTGCAACTGTATAATTTTAAACAAATAAATTGCATTTTTTCATGAAATTCAGCCCTTCGGCGCCCCCCTTCCGCGCCTCTAGGTATCCCGAGTCCCGTTCCGTGCCAACAGTCGGGGCAGAAAAACCGGCCTATAAAGGGTAATGGAACTCAAGCCATTCGTTCTCTCGTCAGGGTCATCGTGGACACACAGGCAGAAAAACCGGCCTATAAAGGGTAGTGGAACTCAAGCCATTCGTTCTCTCGTCAGGGTCATCGTGGACACACAGGCAGAAAAACCGGCCTGTGAAAGGGGAATGGCACTTTATCTTCGAGAAATAGCCTTTTTCCGACTGCCATAGATCTTGTGGGCAGTTCTTGCCCGGTTTCGGGGTTGGGTATCCGCCAGGTGGTTCCGCGCTTCCTGGAGCGTCCTGTGCGCCCTGGGACGGGGTTGGTGGATTGGTTGGATTCTGAATTCTGTCAGGAAGGCCCGACAGGCTACTTGTGGGCGGTTTTGCCTGGTTCCGGGGGTCTGGTCCGCCGGGTGGTTCCGTGCTTCCTGGCGCGTCCTGGTGCGCCCTGGGACGGGGTTAGTGGATTGGTTGGATTCTGAATTCCGTCAGGAAGGCCCGCCAGGCTACTTGTGGGCGGTTTTGCCTGGTTCCGGGGTGTCTGGGTATCCGCCGGGTGGTTCCGTGTCTCCTGGCGCTTCCTGTGCGTCCTTGGACGGGGTTGACAGAGACGGTTCCCAAGGACTGCGCAAGACGGGGAACAGCATGCCCGGTTTTCCAACGTCCCTTTGCTTGGTCAGAATGACCCTTGACATTTTATTCTACCGTAAAGAGAATTTGAGTTTCAGTCTGCCGTTTCCTGTATTATGCTTGATTCGTTTATCGATGAATCAATATCGAGATGAAAATGTCAATTGAAAGTCCCTGTCATTCCTATCGTGAAATACAACATGTCCCAACAGTTAGCGTCATCATGAACTGTTTTAACTGTGTAACGTTTCTCAGAGACGCCATTGATTCTGTATACCGCCAGACTTTTACCGATTGGGAAATAATTTTCTGGGATAATGCATCGACGGATGGCAGTTGTGACATCGTTCGCGGTTATGATTCACGGTTACGCTATTTCAGGGGCAACGAACATGTTCCTCTTGGGAGGGCACGGAATATGGCATTGCGGCAGGCATGTGGCCGCTATATTGCTTTTCTGGATTGCGATGATCTTTGGTATCCGGAAAAACTTGAAAAACAGCTGGCGCTATTTTCACGTCGGAATGACATCAAATTTGTCTACTCGATGATCTACATGCGTTTCGAGAAGACATCGCGTAAGAAAATCATGAAAATTTCGCATCCTTATGGCGACTTTTTTTCATATTCCCTTGTCAATTATAAGGTGCCAATGTTGACATCCATGATGACACGGAAAGAGCTTATGGAATTGGACGAATATTTTGATGAGCGTTTGTCATTGGCAGAGGAATTC
Coding sequences within:
- a CDS encoding WxcM-like domain-containing protein, with product MSIQNRPSSPAEKMPVRGVELHRLSVITDDRGCLTVGEFVRQIPFIPLRYFIIFDVPDSMIRGEHAHYQCHQFMVCVRGHCTVVVDDGRVRMSILLDTPDTGLYLPPMTWGVQYEYSTDAVLMVFASHYYDAADYIRDYEEFVRLVTIGNADDGETACKEVI
- a CDS encoding N-acetyltransferase, coding for MIHRTSDVQTDHIGPGTTIWQFVVILKNATIGSSCNICSHCFIEDDVTIGDRVTIKCGVQLWNGIHIEDDVFVGPNVTFANDPMPRSRRRPEAFAKTLVKSGASIGANATILPGITIGREALVGAGSVVTRDVPDLAVVFGNPARIQRYLKEDAGNL
- a CDS encoding DegT/DnrJ/EryC1/StrS family aminotransferase: MNIPFLDLRSINLVHEAALKEAFHRVLYSGWYILGREVASFEQEFAAYCQTDYAIGVSNGLDALHLILSAWGIGDGDEVIVPSNTYIATWLAVTHAGATPVPVEPDDATCNLDPGRIEAAITARTRAIMVVHLYGQPADVSTIMTIADKHGLKVIEDAAQAHGALQGGRRVGGLGHAAGFSFYPGKNLGALGDGGAVTTNDGTLADRIRTLLNYGSRIKYRNELLGFNCRLDELQAAFLRVKLHGLDSENERRHGIAMRYQQELRDCGLVLPVVGHDCHPVWHVYIVRSRRREALQAALTQRGIGTMVHYPIPPHLQPAYGTLGFKQGDFPIAERIHREVLSLPMGPTMTMNDVDVVVSNVRSIMETMNNSSGTSISS
- the rfbA gene encoding glucose-1-phosphate thymidylyltransferase RfbA, which codes for MNNERRGIILAGGSGTRLYPVTHAVSKQLMPVYDKPMIYYPLSVMMLAGIRDLLVISTPQDTPRFAGLLGDGSQWGMNLQYAVQPSPDGLAQAFLIGRGFIDRRPSAMILGDNIFYGYDLVRRLQQVNRRTHGASVFAYHVQDPERYGVIEFDAEWRAISLEEKPKAPKSHYVVTGLYFYDHQVCDIAADIRPSSRGELEITDVNRHYLEQRQLHVEVMGRGYAWLDTGTHDTLLEAASFIATLQKRQGLMIACPEEIAYHQGWIDAERIRELAVPLAKNGYGQYLLRLLDGGGR
- a CDS encoding class I SAM-dependent methyltransferase, which gives rise to MKEHDIRPEHLLERYLELSAADAVSCFSGVQRQTIPCIACGHTDHQPEFEKNGFAYASCLKCGSLFQVPRPSRDTFEAFYRHAASNRYWSEVFFPAVAETRRHLIFKPRAENLSALLARKGIHADRIIDVGAGYGILLDEWRLLHPQTHRVAIEPSSFLARECRAKGIEVIEDMVENVTETCGCANLVVCFEVLEHVHDPLVFLRTLARLVVPGGHVFVSTLGVDGFDIQILWEKSNSIFPPHHINFPSVSGLWHLFSRAGLVDVEITTPGVLDVDIVRNAARRDPHLLHGQRFVEKIIADDALAGSMQRFLIENKMSSHTWIIGRKPG
- the rfbB gene encoding dTDP-glucose 4,6-dehydratase, which gives rise to MILVTGGAGFIGSNFVLDWLAKNTEPVVTLDKLTYAGNKQNLAAVENLEQHIFVHGDIGDISLVTDLLHRYQPRAILNFAAESHVDRSIHGPEGFIQTNVVGTFRLLEAVRTYWNTLKAPETTRFRFVHISTDEVYGSLADDDHPFTETDRYQPNNPYSASKAAGDHLVRAYHHTYAIPVLTTHCSNNYGPYHFPEKLIPLCIHNALTGNPLPLYGDGQQIRDWLYVGDHCRAIRRVLETGQIGMTYNIGGWNERRNLDVVHTLCAILDELKPRADGQSYATQIAFVHDRPGHDRRYAIDATRIERDLGWRPTETFETGLRKTVVWYLENQDWVANVTSGAYRAWVDKHYTSP
- a CDS encoding 3-dehydroquinate synthase; this encodes MSEQIVIKSHKGPYTVFFNNDLLVEPEQLLAGTPHFLIDSRVAHLYRQQLGAILDHPHVIAITATEENKSIGRIIPIIEQLVANKIRRDHVLVAIGGGILQDITCFIASTLLRGIPWKFVPTTLLAQADSCIGSKSSINLGPTKNILGTFNPPNEIFICQSFLDTLEAKEVLSGVGEIIKVHAIEGKEAFDSLARDYDRLLHDRATLLHYIHAALRIKQRFIEVDEFDRGVRNIFNYGHSFGHAIESATDFSVPHGIAVAMGMDMANRISVLRGWLPERQFERMHGVLLKNHALFSKTPIPMDLFMGALMKDKKNTATKLVLILPHGEETRIERVQVDGDELFRRQCERFLQDLSRSVMA
- a CDS encoding SDR family oxidoreductase, producing the protein MRFQNKKIFITGASRGIGRAIARAFRTDGAWVIGTWTGGPDANDDSCQEWFAADFRDREQIVRCAEFLRSREPDILVNNAGCNKNSPFVTIDADTFLSIHQVNVFAPLLLCQAAIPAMKRNHWGRIINISSIWGKISMSHRAAYSASKFALDGMTVALAAEHTVDGILANCIAPGFFDTELTQRMLGKEGIRERIANVPAQRLGQVDEISRLVLWLASDENTFVAGQNIAIDGGFTRV
- a CDS encoding helix-turn-helix domain-containing protein; amino-acid sequence: MSKQLELFQTDVSWFHWFKEMIRTKTWANMSAPAKALYPVMKAFTNYQDGRSFPSYDTLMIYSGLSRASIMKALAELEQLGYVRKEQGKGRRSSVYCLVEKFNIKSEDGCQVASASFDYLPSRIQEAVAELRNFIAKGMVSESRTLQYVHIDHLTLNMPGRDLIKNQINVDTDKRRLLRGLHDRLAGKDTDDARFVDEFLKNEEKEK
- a CDS encoding glycosyltransferase, whose product is MSIESPCHSYREIQHVPTVSVIMNCFNCVTFLRDAIDSVYRQTFTDWEIIFWDNASTDGSCDIVRGYDSRLRYFRGNEHVPLGRARNMALRQACGRYIAFLDCDDLWYPEKLEKQLALFSRRNDIKFVYSMIYMRFEKTSRKKIMKISHPYGDFFSYSLVNYKVPMLTSMMTRKELMELDEYFDERLSLAEEFELFMRFFYRYKVACVCEPLGEYRVHQTSSSNVKIDQWVDELTYILRKFERIIPDFNERYHRQIRVYSAKINYNRALCEMRKGDVIKARHYLRDVALVNYKLFIWYLISLLPKQFWNFIHRYRVVS